A DNA window from Candidatus Sulfidibacterium hydrothermale contains the following coding sequences:
- a CDS encoding protein-L-isoaspartate(D-aspartate) O-methyltransferase, whose product MEDSYRHKGMRRRLVNEIRKKGILDEKILEAVYAVPRHLFLDSGFLNYAYEDKPFPIGAGQTISQPYTVAFQTELLQVQEGDKVLEIGTGSGYQACVLAALGVEVYSVERQKKLYEKARDFLPKLGFHVHLFYGDGYLGLPQFAPFDAVLITAAAPEIPQTLFDQLKTGGRLVSPVGEGDVQTMIRFHKEKDGRIIEERFGKFRFVPLLKNTADD is encoded by the coding sequence ATGGAAGATTCATATCGACATAAAGGAATGCGTCGGCGCCTTGTGAATGAGATCCGGAAAAAAGGGATTTTGGATGAAAAAATACTGGAAGCGGTGTATGCGGTACCACGTCATCTTTTCCTGGATTCAGGATTTTTAAATTATGCTTACGAAGACAAGCCTTTTCCTATTGGCGCCGGACAAACTATTTCGCAGCCTTATACTGTGGCTTTTCAAACGGAATTGCTTCAGGTTCAGGAAGGGGATAAGGTGTTGGAGATTGGTACCGGTTCCGGATATCAGGCGTGTGTGCTGGCGGCGTTGGGGGTGGAAGTTTATTCGGTGGAACGGCAAAAAAAACTGTATGAAAAAGCCCGTGATTTTTTGCCGAAATTGGGATTTCATGTGCATCTTTTTTATGGCGACGGATATCTGGGCCTTCCACAGTTTGCTCCTTTTGACGCTGTTTTAATTACGGCAGCCGCTCCGGAAATTCCGCAAACGTTATTCGATCAGCTGAAAACAGGCGGACGGTTGGTTTCGCCTGTGGGAGAAGGAGATGTGCAAACCATGATCCGTTTTCATAAAGAAAAAGATGGCCGAATTATAGAAGAACGTTTCGGGAAATTCCGGTTTGTTCCCCTGTTAAAAAATACGGCTGACGATTAG
- a CDS encoding sugar transferase: MNKNLQAAKYVFFDWFSALLTWTLFYLYRKVNEDPHIFQHWNAIFDDRKFWLGIIFIPLFWLMLYVMAGSYRRIYRKARLKELGQTFITVLIGVIFLFFVLILDDQVHDYRDYYESFVVLFSLQFGITYFFRLILTTRTVRKVHRGEIGFNTIIIGSNGNAENIYHSIINQEISSGNKFVGFVNVHDRKNFKMSRHLPYLGNYRELNRIVQEKEVEEVIIAIERSEKDTIQRIIIELEEANVIIKVIPMLQDIMFGTVKVDNVFHTPLIEISPDLMPAWQQYLKRIIDIFASSMVLIFLSPLYLFTAIGVKLSSPGPVLFRQERIGFHGKPFYMYKFRSMYVDAEKDGPQLSSKDDPRITPFGKVIRKYRLDEIPQFFTVLKGQMSLVGPRPERQYYIDQIMEKAPHYRLLLKVKPGITSWGQVKYGYASTIDEMVERLKYDLLYLENMSLSMDFKIMIYTVLIILQGRGK; the protein is encoded by the coding sequence ATGAATAAAAATTTACAGGCTGCAAAATATGTTTTTTTCGACTGGTTTAGTGCCTTGCTGACGTGGACTTTGTTTTATCTGTACCGAAAAGTCAACGAAGATCCTCATATTTTTCAGCACTGGAACGCAATTTTTGACGACCGGAAATTCTGGCTAGGCATTATTTTTATTCCTCTTTTCTGGCTTATGCTATATGTAATGGCCGGATCATACCGAAGGATTTACCGGAAAGCACGATTAAAAGAACTGGGCCAAACCTTTATCACAGTTCTCATTGGAGTGATTTTTTTGTTTTTTGTCTTGATTTTAGATGATCAGGTTCACGACTATCGCGATTATTATGAATCATTTGTCGTCCTTTTCAGTTTACAATTTGGGATCACTTATTTTTTCAGGCTGATATTAACCACCCGCACCGTGCGGAAAGTACACCGCGGAGAAATCGGGTTCAACACCATTATTATCGGCAGCAACGGAAATGCCGAAAACATTTACCATTCCATCATCAATCAGGAAATTTCTTCCGGGAACAAGTTTGTTGGATTTGTCAATGTTCATGACCGGAAAAATTTTAAGATGAGCCGGCATCTTCCCTATCTGGGCAATTACCGGGAATTAAACCGCATTGTACAAGAAAAAGAAGTAGAAGAAGTAATTATAGCCATAGAACGCTCCGAAAAAGATACCATCCAACGGATCATTATTGAGCTGGAAGAAGCCAACGTTATTATCAAAGTGATCCCGATGCTGCAAGACATTATGTTTGGCACGGTGAAAGTGGACAATGTTTTTCACACCCCGCTCATCGAGATCTCGCCAGATTTAATGCCGGCATGGCAGCAATATTTAAAAAGAATCATCGATATTTTTGCTTCCTCCATGGTGCTTATTTTCCTGTCGCCCCTTTATTTGTTTACTGCCATCGGGGTAAAACTTTCTTCACCGGGTCCTGTTTTGTTCCGGCAAGAACGGATCGGTTTTCACGGGAAGCCTTTTTACATGTACAAATTCCGGTCAATGTATGTGGATGCAGAAAAAGACGGGCCGCAACTTTCGTCAAAAGACGACCCGCGCATCACTCCTTTCGGAAAAGTTATCCGGAAATACCGTCTTGATGAAATTCCCCAGTTTTTCACTGTATTAAAAGGACAAATGTCGCTGGTGGGCCCACGCCCTGAACGCCAGTATTATATTGACCAAATCATGGAAAAAGCACCGCATTACCGGTTACTGTTAAAAGTAAAACCCGGAATCACCTCCTGGGGACAGGTAAAATACGGCTACGCCTCCACCATCGACGAAATGGTAGAACGCCTGAAATACGACCTGCTTTACCTTGAAAACATGTCGCTTTCCATGGACTTTAAAATTATGATATACACCGTACTTATTATTCTCCAGGGAAGAGGAAAATAA
- a CDS encoding DUF438 domain-containing protein: MSEFINNTQKRIAGLEAFIRGIIFQREKGAELIKTYEEVIAAVKPFDVMVVVHKLMEDNPQGDELYLLKKGINRSLNMLYKGLVSQPIPDYETKPFFGILQQENNELNERLIALRPFIKAFNEKNADEQKIQSALNEIRNRVEALQEFNLHYIKKENILFPVVEKVLKEYGCLPMMWSYHDDIRNFIKDTVQIIDQGNTDLKKLNRLLGDLYFNMYTIRFREEYILFPVIFDMIQEDELHDMLEQSFDVGFAFISPPSEKLLAKKPGKSNSQKEETLLSQEELGDRLLDFGTGKLTIQQAVMMLNHLPVDVTFVDENDQVRYFSTPGDRIFPRSKAIIGRLVENCHPPSSVHVVKELVDAFRSGKKQKESFWIQMGNKFILIQYFALHDEEGRFRGTLEVSQDVTDIRKLEGEKRLMD, encoded by the coding sequence TACGAAGAGGTTATTGCTGCGGTGAAACCTTTCGATGTAATGGTGGTGGTGCATAAATTGATGGAAGATAACCCACAGGGAGATGAGTTGTATCTGTTGAAAAAAGGAATCAACCGTTCCCTGAATATGCTTTACAAAGGATTGGTATCTCAACCGATTCCTGATTATGAAACAAAACCCTTTTTCGGAATTCTTCAGCAGGAAAATAATGAACTGAACGAACGGTTAATTGCTCTTCGCCCGTTTATCAAGGCGTTTAACGAAAAAAATGCCGATGAGCAGAAAATTCAATCGGCACTGAATGAAATCAGAAACCGTGTGGAAGCTTTGCAGGAATTTAATCTGCATTATATTAAAAAGGAGAATATTCTTTTTCCTGTGGTGGAGAAGGTTTTGAAAGAATATGGCTGTCTTCCGATGATGTGGTCCTATCATGATGACATCAGGAATTTTATTAAAGATACGGTTCAGATTATTGACCAGGGGAACACCGATTTGAAGAAATTGAATCGCCTGCTTGGTGATTTGTATTTTAACATGTACACCATCCGTTTCCGGGAAGAATACATTTTGTTTCCGGTGATCTTTGATATGATTCAGGAAGATGAATTGCACGATATGCTGGAGCAGTCTTTTGATGTGGGATTTGCTTTTATTTCTCCGCCGTCGGAGAAACTGTTGGCGAAAAAACCCGGAAAGAGTAATTCCCAAAAAGAAGAAACCCTGTTGTCGCAGGAAGAACTGGGCGACCGGTTGCTTGATTTTGGTACCGGAAAACTGACCATACAGCAGGCCGTAATGATGTTGAACCATTTACCTGTAGATGTGACCTTTGTGGATGAAAATGATCAGGTACGGTATTTTTCTACTCCCGGCGACCGTATTTTTCCACGTTCAAAAGCCATTATCGGGCGCTTGGTTGAAAACTGTCATCCGCCATCCAGTGTGCATGTTGTGAAAGAGTTGGTTGATGCTTTTCGCAGCGGGAAAAAACAAAAAGAGAGTTTCTGGATTCAGATGGGAAATAAATTTATCCTGATTCAGTATTTTGCTTTGCATGATGAAGAAGGCCGGTTCCGCGGAACGCTCGAAGTAAGTCAGGATGTTACGGATATTCGTAAACTGGAAGGGGAAAAACGGTTGATGGATTAA
- the dtd gene encoding D-aminoacyl-tRNA deacylase has protein sequence MRALIQRVSSASVSIEGSIKSEIKQGLLVFLGIEERDTQEDIDWLAGKICRLRIFDDENGVMNLSVTDIQGDILLISQFTLHASTKKGNRPSYIRAARPETAIPLYEKFIARTEDLLEKKIGTGKFGAHMHVTLINDGPVTIFIDTKNKE, from the coding sequence ATGAGAGCATTGATTCAACGGGTTTCTTCGGCTTCTGTAAGCATTGAAGGCTCAATAAAATCAGAAATAAAACAGGGACTTTTGGTTTTTTTAGGTATCGAAGAACGCGACACACAAGAAGATATTGACTGGCTGGCCGGCAAAATATGCCGGCTACGCATTTTCGATGACGAAAATGGTGTAATGAACTTATCGGTTACTGATATCCAGGGAGATATCTTATTAATCAGCCAGTTCACCCTGCATGCCAGCACAAAAAAGGGGAACCGCCCTTCTTATATCCGTGCTGCACGCCCTGAAACGGCCATTCCGTTATACGAAAAATTCATTGCCCGCACCGAAGATCTTCTCGAAAAAAAAATTGGCACCGGCAAATTCGGAGCACATATGCATGTAACTTTAATAAACGACGGGCCGGTAACGATATTTATTGACACGAAAAACAAAGAGTAA
- a CDS encoding c-type cytochrome, with protein MIMNRFVHVRRLKIVRLTGFLLLFFVFFFTTYSSVSGQTAEAEKNFAQCKACHTIGGGRLVGPDLKGVTDKYPQEWLIKFIQNSQAMVKAGDKRAVKIFNEYSKIPMPSHQLTDAQVKDILLYIKNGGKVAAKSSQKTAQKTTVKKTTAPVSTMSEAERYIQQKREKSRMLAILALVSLVVFLLVLIDLIFTHYLKAKWVHYVLMLVTLWIMGQWSWDYATSLGRQEFYQPDQPIWFSHKVHVGQNKIDCEYCHFTVERSQHAGIPPASVCMNCHSQVKSGKHTGTKEIAKIYAAIKENKPIQWVKVHNLPDFVYFNHEQHVKVGKLDCTECHGNVDQMDQIAQVKDLSMGWCLDCHRTHKVQFTNNKFYGAYKKLHEELRAGKIDLVTVKMIGGEDCAKCHY; from the coding sequence ATGATAATGAACAGATTTGTGCATGTCAGGAGATTGAAAATTGTTCGTCTCACCGGTTTCCTATTGTTATTTTTTGTCTTTTTCTTCACTACTTATTCGTCCGTATCGGGACAAACTGCTGAGGCAGAGAAAAATTTTGCACAGTGTAAAGCCTGTCATACCATTGGAGGCGGTAGACTTGTCGGCCCTGATCTGAAAGGGGTTACGGATAAATATCCGCAGGAATGGCTGATCAAATTCATCCAGAATTCCCAGGCTATGGTCAAGGCGGGAGACAAACGGGCCGTGAAGATTTTTAATGAATACAGTAAAATTCCCATGCCATCGCATCAATTAACAGATGCCCAGGTAAAAGACATTTTGCTTTATATTAAAAATGGCGGAAAAGTAGCGGCAAAATCTTCCCAGAAAACGGCTCAAAAAACGACAGTAAAAAAAACAACGGCACCGGTTTCTACAATGAGTGAAGCCGAACGTTACATTCAGCAAAAGCGCGAAAAAAGCCGGATGTTGGCTATTCTTGCCCTTGTTTCTTTGGTGGTTTTTCTTTTGGTGCTGATTGACCTCATTTTTACCCATTACCTGAAAGCCAAATGGGTACATTATGTGCTTATGCTGGTTACGTTGTGGATTATGGGACAATGGTCTTGGGATTATGCCACCAGTTTGGGACGACAAGAATTTTACCAGCCTGATCAGCCCATCTGGTTTTCGCATAAAGTACATGTCGGACAAAATAAAATTGACTGTGAATATTGTCACTTTACAGTGGAAAGAAGCCAGCATGCCGGTATTCCACCTGCATCGGTTTGTATGAATTGCCATTCGCAGGTAAAATCGGGTAAACATACCGGTACTAAAGAAATTGCCAAGATTTATGCTGCAATCAAAGAGAACAAGCCCATCCAGTGGGTGAAAGTACATAACCTGCCTGATTTTGTTTATTTCAACCACGAACAGCATGTAAAGGTGGGAAAACTGGATTGTACCGAATGCCACGGCAATGTGGATCAAATGGATCAGATTGCCCAGGTGAAAGATTTAAGTATGGGATGGTGTCTTGATTGTCACCGGACGCATAAAGTGCAATTTACCAACAACAAATTTTATGGTGCTTATAAAAAATTGCACGAAGAACTCCGGGCCGGCAAAATAGATTTGGTCACTGTGAAGATGATTGGCGGAGAAGATTGTGCAAAATGTCACTATTAA
- a CDS encoding Gfo/Idh/MocA family protein, which yields MNKIGIVGMDKTALHHIQCMEAAGFVIAGIFDPLHPDTLLRCQQMNLRYFSDFDQLLQESDAIDLATPALEHYPLAVQTIKKSRHLFIESPVLSSPEEALQLIELTNEAHVIVQVNYPERYHPAYKATLSYLSGPLYIEAQRHIAFTDQNKDLPVVMDLMMHDIDIVLSIAKANIQKVHATGVRVFNGSPDIVNANLEFDNGVVANLTANRIASKNIRRVKFYQRHARIQADFLKNRVKVLRQKETAEKNPFVVEIEEPEATSEDKLTLALTDFYNNIRLQKTPAVSLEDAYQNLKAAFLINDKIELLSRQ from the coding sequence ATGAACAAAATTGGAATTGTCGGCATGGACAAAACAGCTCTCCATCATATTCAATGCATGGAAGCTGCCGGATTTGTCATTGCCGGTATTTTTGATCCGTTGCATCCGGACACCCTTTTACGCTGTCAGCAAATGAACCTCCGGTATTTCTCTGATTTCGATCAGCTTTTACAGGAATCTGACGCCATAGACCTGGCAACTCCTGCATTGGAGCACTATCCGCTGGCTGTACAAACCATTAAAAAATCAAGACATCTTTTCATTGAAAGTCCTGTTTTATCCTCGCCGGAAGAAGCGCTGCAACTGATTGAACTCACCAACGAAGCCCATGTCATTGTACAGGTAAATTATCCCGAGCGATATCATCCGGCTTACAAAGCCACCCTTTCTTATTTGTCTGGTCCATTGTATATCGAAGCCCAGCGGCACATTGCCTTTACTGATCAAAACAAAGATCTCCCGGTGGTAATGGACTTAATGATGCATGATATTGACATTGTTTTAAGCATTGCCAAGGCCAACATCCAAAAAGTACATGCTACGGGGGTAAGGGTATTTAATGGCTCTCCCGACATCGTGAATGCAAACCTGGAATTTGACAACGGGGTCGTTGCCAATCTGACCGCCAACCGGATTGCGTCGAAAAATATTCGCCGGGTGAAATTTTACCAGCGGCACGCCCGTATTCAAGCCGATTTTTTAAAAAACCGGGTGAAGGTACTCCGGCAAAAAGAAACCGCTGAAAAAAACCCGTTTGTCGTTGAAATAGAAGAACCGGAAGCCACTTCTGAAGATAAGCTGACCCTGGCCCTGACCGATTTTTATAACAACATTCGATTACAAAAGACACCGGCTGTCAGCCTGGAAGATGCTTATCAGAATTTAAAAGCCGCCTTCCTGATCAATGACAAAATAGAGCTGCTTTCACGGCAGTAA
- a CDS encoding pyridoxine 5'-phosphate synthase, with protein sequence MIRLSVNINKIATLRNARGGNLPDVQQVAVDCQRFGAQGITVHPRPDERHIRYKDVELLRPLVTTEFNIEGNPIPKFIDLVLQHKPDQVTLVPDDPDQLTSDHGWDTKKHKTFLTDVIGRFKEAGIRTSIFVDPDTEMIEHAVYTGTDRVELYTEGYASGFKTDPEATIRPFVEAARKAREVGLELNAGHDLNLENLSFFAKNIPWVKEVSIGHALIADALYYGLQNTIQLYLRALRVEG encoded by the coding sequence ATGATACGATTAAGTGTAAATATCAATAAAATTGCTACCTTACGCAATGCCCGGGGCGGAAACCTGCCCGATGTGCAGCAGGTGGCTGTAGACTGTCAGCGGTTTGGTGCACAGGGAATTACCGTTCATCCGCGTCCGGATGAACGCCATATCCGGTATAAAGATGTGGAACTCCTTCGTCCGTTGGTGACCACTGAATTTAATATCGAAGGAAATCCTATCCCGAAGTTCATCGATTTGGTATTGCAGCATAAACCCGATCAGGTGACATTGGTGCCGGATGATCCTGACCAGCTTACTTCCGATCACGGTTGGGATACCAAAAAACACAAAACGTTTCTCACGGATGTGATTGGTCGTTTTAAAGAAGCCGGTATCCGTACGTCCATATTTGTTGACCCGGATACGGAAATGATAGAACATGCGGTTTATACCGGAACAGACCGGGTGGAATTGTACACCGAAGGATATGCTTCAGGGTTTAAAACTGATCCGGAAGCCACCATTCGTCCTTTTGTGGAAGCTGCCCGTAAAGCCCGGGAAGTAGGACTTGAGTTGAATGCTGGCCACGATCTGAACCTGGAAAATCTTTCCTTTTTTGCCAAAAATATCCCGTGGGTAAAAGAAGTAAGTATCGGTCATGCTTTAATTGCTGATGCTTTGTATTACGGGCTTCAAAATACCATTCAGCTCTATTTAAGAGCTTTACGTGTTGAAGGTTGA
- the tsaA gene encoding tRNA (N6-threonylcarbamoyladenosine(37)-N6)-methyltransferase TrmO: MMHQNKIEFEPIGIIHTPFDGKEKIPRQGRFGENNDGVAEIFPEFVEGLNGLESFSHVYFLFHFHRSNGYLLTQVTPRHHQVKGVFAIRSPRRPNGIGMTIVRLKKIEGNKIYFSGADMIDGTPLLDIKPYSTDIDSYPEADNGWLKTLPQD; the protein is encoded by the coding sequence ATGATGCATCAGAATAAAATTGAATTTGAGCCAATAGGCATTATCCATACCCCGTTTGACGGAAAAGAAAAAATTCCGCGGCAGGGCCGGTTTGGAGAAAATAACGACGGTGTCGCGGAAATTTTTCCGGAGTTTGTGGAAGGATTGAACGGGCTGGAAAGTTTCAGTCACGTTTATTTTCTGTTTCATTTTCACCGGTCAAACGGGTATTTGCTTACCCAGGTTACACCGCGGCATCATCAGGTAAAAGGCGTATTTGCCATCCGGAGCCCGCGTCGGCCCAATGGCATCGGAATGACCATTGTCAGGCTGAAAAAAATTGAAGGAAATAAAATTTATTTTTCCGGTGCCGATATGATTGACGGTACGCCGCTGTTGGATATTAAACCGTATTCTACCGATATTGACAGCTATCCGGAAGCCGATAACGGCTGGCTGAAAACACTTCCGCAGGATTAG
- the trxA gene encoding thioredoxin yields MSKFQDIIQGEKPVLIDFSAEWCQPCRMMPPILKQVKQQLGDRIRILKVDVDKNPAIARKYMIQNVPTLMVFKKGEVKFRQAGVIPAQQIIGIVQQFL; encoded by the coding sequence ATGAGTAAATTTCAAGATATTATACAAGGAGAAAAACCGGTATTGATTGATTTTTCGGCAGAGTGGTGCCAGCCTTGCCGGATGATGCCGCCCATTTTAAAGCAGGTAAAACAACAACTGGGCGACCGGATTCGCATTTTGAAAGTCGATGTAGATAAAAATCCGGCTATCGCCAGAAAATACATGATTCAAAATGTTCCTACCCTGATGGTATTTAAAAAGGGCGAAGTAAAATTTCGTCAGGCAGGGGTGATTCCGGCACAACAAATCATAGGGATTGTGCAACAGTTTCTGTAA